Proteins from one Lacrimispora sphenoides genomic window:
- a CDS encoding MmcQ/YjbR family DNA-binding protein encodes MRYQWIDEYLKSMKGVSSDFKEEWNWTRYLLGDKMFAAVCKDDQGRDSLITLKLEPVEGQFLRQQYEDIIPGYYMNKVHWNSIKADGNVPDDLLKDLLEKSYRLVLTGLTKKKQSELLGE; translated from the coding sequence ATGAGGTATCAGTGGATTGATGAATACTTGAAATCAATGAAAGGTGTATCCAGTGATTTCAAGGAGGAATGGAATTGGACCAGGTATCTTCTTGGTGACAAGATGTTTGCGGCGGTGTGCAAGGATGACCAAGGCAGGGACTCTTTGATCACATTAAAGCTGGAACCGGTAGAAGGGCAGTTCTTAAGGCAGCAGTATGAGGATATCATCCCCGGCTATTATATGAATAAGGTTCACTGGAATTCCATAAAAGCAGATGGAAACGTTCCTGATGATTTGCTGAAGGATTTACTTGAAAAATCATACCGTCTGGTATTAACCGGGCTGACGAAGAAGAAACAAAGTGAATTGCTGGGAGAGTGA
- a CDS encoding glycoside hydrolase family 2 TIM barrel-domain containing protein — protein MDQKTAKLEWLEDPRVFAVNRLAAHSDHCYYETEAEALRGIMGQRQSLNGTWRFSYAENPGERNELFYESDFNLDSFGTIEVPGHMELQGYGGCQYINTMYPWDGLADIRPPHVDWQNNPVGSYLREFELEEPLEGKRLFLSFQGVETAFYVWLNGTFIGYSEDSFTPSEFEITDAVRPGSNRLAVEVYKRSSASWIEDQDFFRFSGIFRDVYLYAVPECHVEDLFIHGDVSDDYRDGLFRGELTLTGEIKGSIRAVLKDKAGETVASWEPIPAKKVVEFTACISNVHLWSGEDPYRYELTIILYDEQGNVKEIVPQKVGFRRFEMKDRLMCLNGKRIVFRGINRHEFNVRRGRSITKEDMMWDIRFMKRHNINAVRTCHYPDQSLWYELCDEYGIYLIDEANLESHGSWQKMGACEPSWNVPGSLPEWKDCVVDRAKSVLERDKNHPSVLIWSCGNESYAGEDILAMSEFFKERDPSRLVHYEGVFWNREFDRTSDMESRMYAKPFEVEEYLNTDPKKPFILCEYMHAMGNSLGGMKKYTDLEDRYEMYQGGFIWDYIDQSLMKKDAYGKEYMTYGGDFGDRPTDYSFCGNGIAYADRTISPKAQEVKYLYQDIRLIPDSKGVSIENRRLFTDTSDLEFVYSVLKDGEPVYQKSFDASVKPLDTRYEAVTVPDFTEPGEYVCQVSALLKSDTLWADSGYETAFGETVSVIEEGQQEKCSGQPLKVIHGDVNVGVMGDGFRILFSKQEGGIVSLVYDGKEWIGRPMMPVYWRATTDNDKGNKFSVASSVWYGAGRFPYYENCAVEEKEGSIKVTYTYGLSTVPKASTEVTYEVDGRGTIHVRAVFRGQKGLPELPAFGMRLITPEAAKKFTWYGRGPEENYCDRNEGARLGIYEDTPDNNLSRYLVPQECGNRTGVRWLKVSDMEGHSISFCAAGQAFDASVLPYTAEELEAATHREELPSPRYTVVNILGAMRGIGGDDSWGAPVHREYCISGEEELVTEFIIERRS, from the coding sequence ATGGATCAGAAGACCGCAAAACTGGAATGGCTGGAGGATCCGCGGGTTTTCGCGGTAAACCGTCTGGCTGCCCATTCCGATCACTGCTATTATGAAACGGAAGCAGAAGCTCTAAGGGGGATTATGGGACAGCGCCAATCCTTAAATGGGACATGGAGATTTTCCTATGCAGAGAATCCCGGGGAGCGGAATGAGCTTTTCTACGAAAGTGATTTTAATCTGGACAGCTTTGGCACCATTGAGGTTCCGGGACATATGGAGCTTCAGGGATATGGCGGATGCCAGTATATCAATACCATGTACCCATGGGATGGTCTGGCTGACATCAGGCCTCCCCATGTTGACTGGCAGAATAATCCGGTGGGAAGCTACTTAAGGGAGTTTGAACTGGAGGAGCCGCTAGAAGGGAAACGACTGTTCCTGTCCTTTCAGGGAGTGGAAACAGCCTTTTATGTCTGGCTGAATGGAACCTTTATCGGATATTCAGAGGATTCCTTTACACCCTCTGAGTTTGAGATTACGGATGCGGTACGGCCAGGATCCAACCGCCTTGCTGTAGAGGTTTATAAAAGAAGCAGCGCCAGCTGGATCGAGGATCAGGATTTCTTCCGGTTCTCCGGGATTTTCCGGGATGTGTATTTATATGCGGTTCCGGAATGCCATGTGGAGGATTTATTCATTCATGGGGACGTATCCGATGACTACCGGGATGGCCTGTTCCGTGGAGAACTGACCCTTACAGGAGAAATAAAGGGAAGTATCCGTGCTGTATTAAAGGATAAAGCTGGAGAAACAGTTGCCTCCTGGGAACCTATTCCGGCAAAGAAAGTAGTGGAATTTACCGCCTGCATATCCAATGTCCATCTATGGAGCGGTGAGGATCCATACCGGTATGAACTCACCATCATCTTGTACGATGAGCAGGGAAATGTGAAGGAGATCGTTCCTCAGAAGGTGGGATTCCGCCGTTTTGAAATGAAAGACCGGCTGATGTGCTTAAACGGAAAGAGAATCGTATTCAGGGGAATCAACCGTCATGAGTTCAATGTAAGAAGAGGCCGCTCCATTACAAAAGAGGATATGATGTGGGATATCCGGTTTATGAAGCGCCACAACATCAATGCGGTCAGGACCTGTCATTATCCGGATCAGAGCCTGTGGTATGAGCTTTGTGATGAATATGGGATTTACCTCATTGATGAGGCGAATTTGGAAAGCCATGGTTCCTGGCAGAAGATGGGAGCCTGTGAACCATCCTGGAATGTACCCGGAAGCCTGCCTGAGTGGAAGGACTGCGTGGTGGACCGGGCAAAGTCAGTGCTGGAACGGGACAAAAACCATCCAAGTGTGCTGATATGGTCCTGCGGAAATGAATCCTATGCAGGAGAAGACATTCTTGCTATGTCAGAGTTTTTCAAAGAACGGGATCCTTCCAGGCTGGTTCACTATGAGGGCGTGTTCTGGAACCGGGAATTTGACCGTACCAGCGATATGGAAAGCCGGATGTATGCCAAACCATTTGAGGTAGAGGAATACTTAAATACAGATCCAAAGAAGCCCTTTATTCTTTGTGAATACATGCATGCCATGGGCAATTCCCTTGGCGGGATGAAAAAGTACACGGATCTGGAAGACAGGTATGAGATGTATCAGGGCGGCTTTATCTGGGATTATATTGACCAGTCTCTGATGAAAAAAGACGCTTACGGCAAGGAGTATATGACCTATGGCGGGGATTTTGGCGACAGGCCCACGGATTACAGCTTCTGCGGAAACGGGATCGCTTATGCAGACAGGACCATCTCTCCAAAGGCTCAGGAGGTAAAATACTTGTATCAGGATATCCGCCTGATTCCTGACTCCAAAGGCGTATCCATAGAAAACAGAAGATTATTTACAGATACCTCTGACCTTGAGTTTGTATATTCGGTTTTAAAGGACGGGGAACCGGTTTATCAGAAGAGCTTTGATGCATCGGTTAAGCCTTTGGATACAAGGTATGAAGCCGTCACGGTACCTGATTTCACAGAGCCTGGAGAATATGTCTGCCAGGTTTCGGCTCTACTTAAAAGTGATACCTTATGGGCAGATTCCGGCTATGAAACAGCCTTTGGTGAGACGGTTTCAGTCATAGAAGAAGGGCAGCAGGAGAAATGCAGCGGACAGCCTTTGAAAGTAATTCATGGCGACGTCAACGTCGGCGTTATGGGAGATGGATTCCGGATCCTGTTCTCCAAGCAGGAAGGCGGTATCGTTTCCCTGGTTTACGACGGAAAAGAATGGATCGGAAGACCGATGATGCCGGTGTACTGGAGGGCGACTACGGATAATGATAAAGGAAATAAGTTTTCCGTGGCAAGTTCTGTGTGGTATGGAGCAGGCAGGTTCCCTTATTATGAGAATTGTGCGGTGGAAGAGAAGGAAGGAAGCATAAAGGTGACCTATACCTATGGCCTTTCTACTGTTCCTAAGGCATCAACAGAGGTTACCTACGAAGTAGATGGAAGGGGAACGATTCATGTAAGGGCCGTATTCCGGGGGCAAAAGGGATTGCCAGAGCTTCCAGCCTTTGGAATGAGGCTCATCACACCGGAAGCAGCTAAGAAATTCACCTGGTATGGAAGAGGACCTGAGGAAAATTACTGCGACAGGAATGAAGGTGCGAGGCTGGGAATCTATGAGGATACTCCGGATAACAACCTTTCCCGTTATCTGGTGCCTCAGGAGTGTGGCAACAGAACCGGAGTCCGTTGGCTTAAGGTATCGGACATGGAGGGTCATTCCATCAGTTTTTGCGCAGCAGGCCAGGCGTTTGATGCTTCCGTACTTCCCTATACGGCGGAGGAACTGGAAGCGGCTACCCACAGAGAGGAGCTTCCGTCACCAAGATATACGGTAGTGAACATTTTAGGCGCCATGAGAGGCATCGGCGGCGATGACAGCTGGGGAGCGCCGGTTCACCGGGAGTACTGCATAAGCGGGGAAGAAGAGCTTGTAACAGAGTTTATTATTGAAAGAAGATCATAA
- a CDS encoding heavy-metal-associated domain-containing protein — protein sequence MSTAIICAILIVICYFGLRSTINRTKYGCCGSGGSEVKKIKAADKNISHYPYTRTLEVEGMTCGNCKKRVENEFNSREGLYASVDLKKKLAVIHMKDQMSEDELKEMVRKAGYTPGKIK from the coding sequence ATGTCTACTGCAATTATTTGTGCGATCTTAATTGTAATTTGCTACTTTGGATTAAGAAGCACCATAAATAGGACGAAATATGGCTGCTGCGGAAGCGGCGGCAGCGAAGTGAAGAAAATAAAAGCTGCTGATAAAAATATTTCCCATTATCCCTATACGCGAACCCTGGAGGTAGAAGGAATGACCTGCGGCAATTGCAAAAAGAGAGTAGAGAATGAGTTTAATAGCCGGGAAGGATTATATGCTTCCGTGGATTTGAAGAAGAAACTGGCAGTCATACATATGAAAGATCAGATGTCAGAGGATGAGCTGAAAGAGATGGTAAGAAAAGCAGGATATACACCCGGGAAGATCAAATAA
- a CDS encoding ABC transporter substrate-binding protein: MRKRVLALGLCAAMAIGVMTGCSSSNGTGETPKETTAKGQDETPTEAGKPEAKEDIKGSLVFAIWDNNLMDYIDENDMVGKFQEKYPNADIEVEKIKDDSEYWNAMKMRTSANQLPDVMFNKPFTLSRFKDYLVDLSGLEAAKNNELASGYAMEGKVLGIPMTAGYEYVYYWKDMFKEAGVEVPTTWEDFEKTAQTLQDYYGKNDPDFMAIALGAKDEWPDYPYMEFMPALQGGNGQNWNDMAKTDAPFADGTDINKAYNKVNSLFSKNVFGKDPLGMGNDQVTSLFAQKKAAIIALGDWGLQNIQSGTDDASELGTFYLPVRDSKDDPFRVIVQGDSFMGVTTHSKNPELAKAFVEWFYSEEWYPGYINYVTSASSMKNFPKEKDPILAQADDQQPDKELVMYDGGGDNFQAIQNDIAFDYKKLGAQMFTNGFDLKAELDGLNTKWAEARTKLGIK; this comes from the coding sequence ATGAGAAAACGAGTGTTGGCTTTGGGGCTTTGTGCAGCAATGGCAATAGGGGTTATGACCGGCTGTTCCTCATCAAATGGAACCGGGGAAACTCCAAAAGAAACCACGGCGAAAGGTCAGGATGAGACCCCGACAGAAGCGGGAAAACCGGAGGCAAAGGAAGATATAAAAGGCAGTCTGGTATTTGCCATATGGGACAACAACCTGATGGATTATATTGATGAAAATGATATGGTTGGGAAATTCCAGGAGAAATATCCCAATGCAGATATTGAAGTAGAAAAGATCAAGGATGATTCCGAATACTGGAATGCCATGAAGATGAGAACATCAGCAAACCAGCTTCCGGATGTTATGTTTAACAAGCCCTTCACCTTATCCAGGTTCAAGGACTATCTGGTGGATTTATCCGGGCTGGAAGCAGCGAAAAACAACGAGCTGGCCTCCGGATATGCAATGGAAGGCAAGGTTTTGGGAATTCCAATGACAGCAGGTTATGAATACGTTTATTATTGGAAAGACATGTTTAAGGAAGCCGGTGTAGAGGTTCCCACCACATGGGAAGATTTTGAGAAAACAGCTCAGACCCTTCAGGATTATTATGGGAAAAACGACCCGGATTTCATGGCTATCGCTCTTGGCGCAAAGGATGAATGGCCGGATTATCCTTACATGGAATTTATGCCTGCACTTCAGGGCGGCAATGGACAGAACTGGAACGACATGGCAAAGACAGACGCTCCGTTCGCAGATGGAACCGACATTAACAAGGCATACAATAAGGTTAACAGCTTATTCAGCAAAAATGTGTTCGGCAAAGATCCACTTGGCATGGGCAACGATCAGGTAACATCCCTGTTTGCCCAGAAAAAAGCGGCTATCATTGCTCTGGGAGATTGGGGCCTGCAGAACATTCAGAGCGGTACCGATGATGCTTCGGAACTTGGCACCTTCTACCTTCCGGTAAGAGATTCCAAAGACGATCCTTTCCGGGTTATCGTACAGGGCGACTCCTTTATGGGAGTAACCACTCACAGCAAGAATCCGGAGCTGGCAAAGGCTTTCGTAGAATGGTTTTACAGCGAAGAATGGTACCCGGGATATATCAATTATGTAACCAGTGCATCTTCCATGAAGAACTTCCCCAAGGAAAAGGACCCGATCCTTGCCCAGGCAGATGATCAGCAGCCGGATAAGGAACTGGTTATGTATGACGGCGGCGGAGATAATTTCCAGGCGATCCAGAACGATATCGCATTTGATTACAAGAAGCTGGGTGCCCAGATGTTTACCAATGGCTTTGATTTAAAAGCAGAACTGGATGGACTCAATACAAAATGGGCGGAAGCCAGAACCAAGCTTGGAATAAAATAA
- a CDS encoding carbohydrate ABC transporter permease: protein MKRRTMEQGLKQIICMGMVLVVLAPILLTLFAAFKTKADMVNTSPLLLPPMERITFSNFQKVVGDKYLLIGFKNTGIILAVSILFNVLFGTITAFILERFEFKLKKVIMSLFFLGMLIPSFVTEIARFKIINGIGLYNTLGAPIVIYVASDLMQLYIYRQFISTLPVSLDESALLDGCSYFGLFTRIIFPLLAPATATVVIIKAITIINDMYIPYLYMPKNKLRTLTTFLMNYANAQQGSWQKLAAGIIIIMLPTILIYIFFQKYILAGIAAGAVKE, encoded by the coding sequence ATGAAAAGACGTACAATGGAACAGGGATTAAAACAGATCATCTGCATGGGTATGGTCCTGGTCGTTCTGGCGCCTATCCTTTTAACCCTGTTTGCCGCTTTCAAGACAAAGGCGGATATGGTGAATACCTCTCCCCTGCTTTTGCCGCCTATGGAACGGATCACATTTTCAAACTTTCAAAAGGTGGTGGGAGATAAATATCTCCTGATAGGTTTTAAGAATACGGGCATCATACTTGCAGTCAGCATTCTGTTTAATGTGTTGTTTGGAACCATAACTGCATTTATTCTGGAGCGTTTTGAGTTTAAGCTTAAAAAAGTGATTATGAGCCTTTTTTTCCTGGGTATGCTGATTCCCAGCTTTGTAACGGAAATTGCCAGATTTAAAATCATTAACGGCATTGGCCTTTACAATACGCTTGGGGCACCCATCGTGATTTATGTGGCATCGGATCTGATGCAGCTTTATATTTACCGGCAGTTCATTTCTACCCTTCCGGTGTCTCTTGATGAAAGCGCGCTCCTGGACGGCTGTTCTTATTTCGGTCTGTTTACGAGGATCATATTTCCTTTGTTGGCGCCTGCCACAGCTACCGTGGTGATCATCAAGGCAATTACCATCATCAATGATATGTATATTCCATACTTATATATGCCAAAGAATAAGCTTCGTACGTTAACAACCTTTTTGATGAATTATGCCAATGCCCAGCAGGGATCGTGGCAGAAGCTGGCGGCAGGTATCATCATCATCATGCTGCCGACGATCCTTATCTATATTTTCTTCCAGAAATACATTCTGGCGGGAATCGCTGCCGGGGCGGTGAAAGAATAA
- a CDS encoding DUF3788 domain-containing protein encodes MLEKIPSQEEMTSLIGETLFEAWKGLCERIEEKYDMERQWNSGGKRWKYEYKYRRGGKTLCALYAKENCFGFMVILGQAERETFERERQNYSPEVQKVYDESTTYHDGKWIMFMIKDQSLFDDMVQLLKIKRRPNKK; translated from the coding sequence ATGCTGGAAAAGATACCATCACAAGAAGAAATGACTTCCCTGATAGGGGAGACTTTATTTGAAGCATGGAAAGGCCTTTGTGAAAGAATCGAAGAGAAGTATGATATGGAACGCCAGTGGAACAGCGGCGGCAAAAGGTGGAAGTACGAGTACAAATACCGCAGAGGCGGGAAAACCCTTTGTGCATTGTATGCCAAAGAAAACTGCTTTGGATTCATGGTAATTCTGGGACAAGCGGAACGGGAAACCTTTGAACGGGAAAGGCAGAACTATTCCCCGGAGGTCCAGAAAGTATACGATGAATCAACGACCTACCACGATGGAAAATGGATCATGTTTATGATAAAGGATCAATCGCTTTTTGATGATATGGTGCAGTTGTTAAAGATAAAAAGAAGGCCCAATAAAAAGTAA
- a CDS encoding carbohydrate ABC transporter permease: MNSLEKQKKRFIVCALVVPMVLLIGFVVFPAFDLIRMSFTNWDGYSKTYDHIGFGNYTAMFRNRDLWLSLRNNGVYFFGHLIFIPIELMFAVLLTSRLRASKFYKTMVFMPYIINGVAISYAFSYFFSPINGAFDEILTLFHLESLIRNWLSDPKIVNFVLAFVSLWRFSGYHVILFMAALQSLPQDVQEAARVDGANAWQMFKYIQIPSIMLMVDFVLFDNIRGALQVFDIPYVMTSGGPGYASSTFTLYTIDTAFKYSNFGLASTMAVAIMVMIVVIYLVQNKIIHGILKGGRK, translated from the coding sequence ATGAATTCTCTGGAAAAACAGAAAAAAAGATTTATTGTATGCGCCCTTGTCGTTCCTATGGTACTGCTCATCGGGTTTGTGGTGTTTCCGGCCTTTGACTTAATCCGCATGAGCTTTACAAACTGGGACGGATACTCCAAAACCTATGATCATATCGGTTTTGGCAATTACACAGCCATGTTTCGGAATAGGGACTTATGGTTGTCCCTCCGCAACAATGGGGTGTATTTTTTCGGGCATCTGATATTCATTCCCATTGAGCTGATGTTTGCAGTGCTTTTAACCTCAAGGCTTAGGGCGTCAAAATTCTATAAAACCATGGTTTTTATGCCGTATATCATCAACGGGGTTGCAATTTCCTATGCCTTTTCCTATTTCTTTTCTCCTATAAACGGAGCATTTGATGAGATATTAACCTTATTTCATCTGGAGAGCCTGATAAGAAACTGGCTGTCCGACCCTAAAATCGTCAATTTCGTGCTGGCATTTGTCTCCCTGTGGAGATTTTCCGGGTACCATGTCATCCTTTTTATGGCCGCCCTGCAGTCTCTTCCCCAGGATGTACAGGAAGCAGCCAGAGTGGATGGAGCAAATGCGTGGCAAATGTTCAAGTACATTCAGATACCGTCTATTATGCTCATGGTGGATTTTGTCCTTTTCGACAACATCCGGGGCGCTCTTCAGGTGTTTGATATCCCCTATGTCATGACCAGCGGAGGACCGGGATATGCTTCCTCCACCTTTACGCTCTATACCATTGATACAGCCTTTAAATATAGCAACTTTGGCCTTGCTTCCACCATGGCGGTGGCGATTATGGTCATGATCGTTGTCATTTATCTGGTCCAGAACAAGATCATTCACGGAATTTTGAAGGGGGGAAGAAAATAA
- a CDS encoding DinB family protein: MKYFGEGLSDVHKALNKIIRKEDEIERAKSLFLDLHRELHLSEVSEGEENEVDRLLGDLKADEYAIMPTGKDETIAWVLWHIARIEDLTMGILAGGGNQLFDDGWKQRMNSPITDTGNSLSDDEIMDLSRKINVTELLHYRNEVGIRTRNIVKNLSSADMRTKVPSSGLDKILSEGGVTKQEDSVWLLDFWGKKDVAGILLMPPTRHVMLHLNDCCKWKEFIRTKKRYQGISDGSNQELLQ, encoded by the coding sequence ATGAAATACTTTGGAGAAGGTTTAAGCGATGTGCATAAGGCTTTAAATAAAATAATCCGTAAGGAAGATGAAATCGAGCGGGCAAAATCTCTCTTTTTAGACCTGCATAGGGAACTTCACCTTTCAGAAGTGTCGGAAGGGGAAGAAAATGAAGTGGACAGACTTCTTGGAGATCTAAAAGCAGATGAGTACGCCATCATGCCAACCGGTAAGGATGAAACCATAGCATGGGTTTTATGGCATATTGCCAGGATCGAAGATCTGACCATGGGAATCCTGGCGGGAGGCGGGAACCAGCTCTTTGATGACGGGTGGAAACAAAGAATGAACTCTCCAATCACTGACACCGGCAATTCCCTGTCAGACGACGAGATCATGGACCTAAGCCGAAAAATCAATGTTACAGAGCTGCTTCATTACAGGAACGAGGTCGGAATCAGAACCAGGAATATAGTTAAAAATTTATCATCAGCCGATATGAGAACGAAAGTTCCGTCATCAGGTCTTGATAAAATCCTTTCAGAAGGCGGAGTGACAAAACAGGAAGATTCTGTTTGGCTTCTGGATTTTTGGGGTAAAAAGGACGTGGCAGGGATTTTACTGATGCCGCCTACCCGCCATGTTATGCTTCATCTAAATGACTGCTGCAAGTGGAAGGAATTTATCCGGACGAAGAAGCGGTATCAAGGGATAAGTGACGGCTCTAATCAGGAGCTGCTTCAATAA
- a CDS encoding cupin domain-containing protein, with amino-acid sequence MIMIINFDEIEETILPRFNGGEKEFKAKMLVDKSNKILYGKLEPGATIGMHTHDTSSEIIYFLQGTGKMLFDGGEEAIQAGLCHYCPKGFAHSMINDSGADLIFFAVVPQQ; translated from the coding sequence ATGATCATGATTATTAATTTTGACGAGATAGAGGAAACCATACTCCCCCGTTTTAACGGCGGAGAAAAAGAATTTAAGGCAAAAATGCTTGTAGATAAGAGCAATAAGATTCTCTATGGAAAGCTGGAGCCGGGCGCAACCATAGGAATGCATACCCACGATACAAGCAGTGAAATCATATATTTTCTACAGGGAACAGGGAAAATGCTGTTTGACGGCGGAGAAGAAGCCATACAGGCTGGACTGTGTCACTATTGTCCCAAAGGCTTTGCTCACAGCATGATCAATGACAGCGGGGCTGACCTGATTTTCTTTGCGGTTGTTCCTCAACAGTGA
- a CDS encoding NUDIX hydrolase yields MIEVTFYDSVEDHLLEYAVIASRYQNKWIFCKHKDRDTLEIPGGHREKGEDIVTTANRELYEETGATEYILKPVSGYSVRNLDENEESSKESFGMLFYSEVKELGEMPTGFEIEKIRLLDEMPDSLTYPEIMPALMDRILLCFLNGRVEKPQILDK; encoded by the coding sequence ATGATAGAAGTAACATTTTATGATTCTGTTGAAGATCATTTACTGGAGTATGCAGTCATTGCTTCACGGTATCAGAACAAATGGATATTCTGTAAGCACAAGGACCGGGACACCCTTGAAATTCCTGGAGGACACCGGGAAAAGGGGGAAGATATCGTAACGACTGCCAACCGGGAACTTTATGAGGAGACGGGAGCAACAGAATATATCCTGAAGCCGGTCAGTGGATATTCGGTTCGGAATCTTGATGAGAACGAGGAGAGTTCAAAAGAATCTTTTGGAATGCTGTTTTATAGTGAAGTCAAAGAACTTGGAGAAATGCCGACGGGGTTTGAGATAGAAAAGATACGGCTATTGGATGAGATGCCTGATTCCCTGACGTATCCTGAGATCATGCCGGCATTGATGGATAGGATTCTTCTCTGTTTTCTTAATGGCCGGGTAGAAAAGCCGCAGATACTGGATAAATAA